In a genomic window of Urocitellus parryii isolate mUroPar1 chromosome 11, mUroPar1.hap1, whole genome shotgun sequence:
- the Gnl2 gene encoding nucleolar GTP-binding protein 2 codes for MVKPKFKGRSTINPSKASTNPDRVQGAGGQNMRDRATIRRLNMYRQKERRNSRGKVIKPLQYQSTVASGTVARVEPNIKWFGNTRVIKQASLQKFQEEMDTVMKDPYKVVMKQSKLPMSLLHDRIQPHNSKVHILDTESFETTFGPKSQRKRPNLFASDMQSLVENAEMSTDSYDKGKDRDLVTEDTGVRNEAQEEIYKKGQSKRIWGELYKVIDSSDVVVQVLDARDPMGTRSPHIEAYLKKEKPWKHLIFVLNKCDLVPTWATKRWVAVLSQDYPTLAFHASLTNPFGKGAFIQLLRQFGKLHTDKKQISVGFIGYPNVGKSSVINTLRSKKVCNVAPIAGETKVWQYITLMRRIFLIDCPGVVYPSEDSETDIVLKGVVQVEKIKTPEDHIGAVLERAKPEYISKTYKIDSWENAEDFLGKLAFRTGKLLKGGEPDLRTVGKMVLNDWQRGRIPFFVKPPNAEPPADPQLPPPSSLEIATETTQNNPEEETTETVGKGSESVIEGKKEEDSSCNASSEMQQILTRVRQNFGKINVVPQFSGDDLVPVEVSDIEEDLESLSAEEVEEEEQPGEEDEAESYQESLEEPGQSDTKAVIKALDEKIAKYQKFLNKAKAKKFSAVRISKGLSEMVFAKPEEQRKSSKEENDIDPAPTKKGRKRKAQREEERSSKTPRTLTSKERRRAARQQQSRKVGVRYYETHNVKNRNRNKKKTNDSEGQKHRHKRFRHKQ; via the exons ATGGTGAAACCCAAGTTCAAAGGAAGGAGCACCATCAACCCCTCCAAGGCCAGCACAAACCCGG ATCGAGTACAGGGAGCAGGAGGCCAAAACATGAGGGACCGTGCCACCATCCGCCGCCTGAATATGTATAGACAAAAGGAGCGCAG GAACAGTCGTGGTAAAGTGATTAAGCCTCTGCAGTATCAGTCAACAGTAGCTTCTGGCACAGTGGCACGAGTAGAGCCAAATATTAAATGGTTTG GAAACACACGTGTGATTAAGCAAGCATCATTACAAAAATTTCAAGAGGAAATGGATACAGTTATGAAGGATCCATACAAAGTTGTCATGAAGCAAAGCAAGTTACCAATGTCTCTTCTCCATGACCGAATCCAGCCTCAT AACTCAAAGGTGCACATTCTTGATACTGAAAGTTTTGAAACTACATTTGGCCCTAAGTCTCAGAGGAAGCGGCCAAACCTATTTGCAAGCGATATGCAGTCTCTCGTAGAAAATGCTGAAATGTCCACTGACAGCTATGACAAGGGCAAGGATCGTGATTTGGTAACTGAGGATACTGGTGTGAG AAATGAAGCCCAAGAAGAGATCTACAAAAAGGGACAGTCCAAAAGAATATGGGGTGAGCTCTACAAG GTGATAGATTCATCAGATGTTGTTGTTCAAGTTCTTGATGCTAGAGATCCAATGGGTACCCGTTCCCCTCACATTGAGGCttacttaaaaaaggaaaaaccctgGAAACATCTCATTTTTGTGCTTAACAAATGTGACCTTGTTCCAACCTGGGCCACA aaAAGATGGGTTGCTGTCCTCTCTCAGGACTATCCTACCCTTGCCTTCCATGCAAGTCTCACCAACCCCTTTGGCAAAGGAGCTTTCATTCAGCTTCTTCGGCAGTTTGGAAAG TTGCACACTGATAAGAAACAGATCAGCGTGGGGTTCATCGGCTACCCAAATGTTGGCAAGAGCTCTGTGATAAACACACTGCGCTCCAAGAAAGTTTGTAACGTGGCCCCCATTGCAGGTGAAACCAAG GTCTGGCAGTACATCACCTTGATGCGGCGCATATTCCTGATTGACTGTCCAGGTGTGGTTTACCCCTCTGAGGACTCGGAAACAGACATTGTGCTGAAAGGAGTT GTTCAAGTTGAAAAAATTAAGACTCCTGAAGACCACATTGGTGCTGTCCTTGAGCGGGCAAAGCCAGAATATATCAGCAAGACGTACAAGATTGATTCCTGGGAGAACGCTGAGGACTTTCTTGGGAAGCTCGCTTTTCGCACTGGGAAGTTACTAAAG GGTGGAGAGCCTGACTTGCGGACTGTGGGTAAGATGGTTCTCAATGACTGGCAGAGGGGCCGGATTCCTTTCTTCGTCAAGCCACCCAATGCAGAGCCACCAGCTGATCCCCAG CTTCCACCACCCTCATCTTTGGAAATTGCCACAGAAACAACCCAGAACAACCCAGAAGAGGAAACCACAGAAACTGTAGGTAAAGGGTCAGAATCCGtcattgagggaaaaaaagaagaggacaGTTCCTGCAATGCCAGCTCAGAGATGCAACAGATCCTCACAAGGGTTCGCCAGAACTTTGGCAAAATCAATGTAGTGCCCCAGTTTTCTGGGGATGACCTGGTTCCTGTGGAGGTGTCAGATATTGAAGAAGATCTGGAAAGCTTGTCTGCTGAGGAGGTGGAAGAAGAGGAGCAGCCAGGGGAGGAAGATGAGGCCGAGTCTTACCAGGAGTCCCTGGAAGAGCCAGGGCAAAGTGACACCAAAGCAGTCATTAAAGCCCTGGATGAGAAGATCGCAAAATACCAGAAGTTTTTAAACAAAGCCAAAGCTAAAAAGTTTTCAGCCGTCAG AATATCCAAGGGGTTAAGTGAAATGGTTTTCGCCAAACCTGAAGAACAGAGAAAATcatctaaagaagaaaatgatatag ATCCAGCACCTACTAAAAAGGGAAGGAAGCGGAAGGCTCAGAGGGAAGAAGAACGTTCAAGTAAAACTCCAAGGACACTTACATCTAAGGAA cgaAGGCGAGCAGCACGGCAGCAGCAATCCAGAAAAGTTGGTGTGCGCTACTATGAAACACACAACGTGAAAAATAGGAACAGGAACAAAAAGAAGACCAATGACTCTGAGGGacaaaaacacagacacaaaagatTCAGACATAAGCAGTAA